A stretch of the Panicum virgatum strain AP13 chromosome 9N, P.virgatum_v5, whole genome shotgun sequence genome encodes the following:
- the LOC120691107 gene encoding putative receptor protein kinase ZmPK1, whose translation MAPFFSILPVLSLLPLLSNAAFTDTLPLRSSLSVDKHQIDILRSPNGTFTCGFHSIYDNAFTFSIWYTNSVNKTIVWTANRDRPVHARGAEVTLRKGGTLVLTDYDSVVVWQIEADPAGVQYAQLLETGNLVLKNARGMVLWQSFDSPTDTLLPGQHINAATKLVSTTGLHVPGHYIFHFTDSSILSLIYDDADVHEIYWPDPDNGEYQNNRNRYNSTRIAGLDEMGNFFSSDFANQQAIVASDEGHGIKRRLTLDPDGNLRLYSLNNSDGRWSVSWIAVSQPCNVHGLCGPNGICHYLPTPTCSCPPGYVMSNPGNWSQGCRAVVDIACTVEQAQAVKFLRLPGTDFWGSDQQRVLGVSLQTCKNICRSDCTCKGFQYQQGSGACYPKAFLYNGKAYTAPTKSSRVMHLKLPVGVNISGIPIPQTNVLISRKQHPDCGQMSASTMEPFPYVHKANHGEAKWFYFYGFAGAIFVLEVFFIASAWCFVLRWELGASEIQAVEEGYKMMTSNFRRYSYKELVKATRKFKEELGRGGSGIVYKGILDNSRAVAVKTLENVRQCEEEFQAELSIIGRINHMNLVRIWGFCSESSHRMLVTEYIENGSLANILFKDNILLEWRQRFNIALGVAKGLAYLHHECLEWVIHCDVKPENILLDRNLEPKIADFGLVKLLNRGGSNQNVSRVRGTIGYIAPEWISSLQITAKVDVYSYGVVLLELVLGKRVLDLAVGADEEVHKVLRNLVGMLVHMLDNEESSSIAEVVDCKLNGQFNYMQVRTLIKLVVSCLDEDRCKRPAMESIVQTLLLADESCSMC comes from the coding sequence ATGGCACCCTTCTTCTCCATCCTGCCAGTATTATCACTGCTTCCCCTCCTCTCAAACGCAGCGTTTACAGACACTCTGCCGCTAAGATCCTCACTCTCCGTCGACAAGCACCAGATCGACATCCTGCGCTCGCCAAACGGCACTTTCACCTGCGGCTTCCACAGCATCTACGACAACGCCTTCACCTTCTCGATATGGTACACCAACTCGGTGAACAAGACCATCGTCTGGACCGCGAACCGCGACCGCCCTGTGCATGCCAGGGGGGCGGAGGTGACGCTGCGGAAGGGCGGCACCTTGGTTCTCACGGACTACGACAGTGTGGTGGTGTGGCAAATAGAAGCCGACCCTGCAGGTGTGCAGTATGCCCAGCTGCTGGAAACCGGGAACCTTGTCCTGAAGAACGCCAGGGGAATGGTTCTGTGGCAGAGCTTCGATTCACCAACAGATACCCTGCTGCCCGGCCAGCATATCAACGCAGCTACAAAGCTtgtctccaccactggattgcATGTCCCAGGTCACTACATATTTCATTTCACGGACTCGTCGATATTGTCCCTTATATACGACGATGCCGATGTTCATGAAATATATTGGCCAGACCCTGACAATGGAGAGTATCAGAATAACAGGAATCGGTATAACAGTACAAGGATCGCGGGTCTAGATGAAATGGGAAACTTCTTTTCCAGTGATTTCGCTAACCAGCAAGCAATTGTTGCCTCTGATGAAGGTCATGGGATCAAGAGAAGGCTTACTCTGGATCCTGATGGCAATCTTCGACTCTACAGCTTGAACAATTCAGATGGGAGATGGTCAGTTTCCTGGATTGCAGTGTCTCAGCCCTGCAATGTTCATGGATTGTGTGGTCCAAATGGGATCTGCCACTACTTGCCTACGCCTACATGCTCTTGCCCACCAGGTTACGTGATGAGCAACCCTGGTAATTGGAGCCAAGGTTGTAGAGCTGTTGTAGACATTGCCTGTACAGTTGAGCAAGCGCAAGCTGTCAAGTTCTTGCGTCTTCCGGGCACCGACTTTTGGGGATCTGATCAACAGCGTGTTCTTGGCGTATCCTTGCAGACCTGCAAGAACATATGTAGGAGCGATTGCACCTGCAAAGGCTTTCAGTACCAGCAAGGATCAGGGGCATGCTATCCAAAGGCTTTCCTTTACAATGGGAAGGCATACACAGCACCTACAAAATCGTCGCGCGTGATGCATCTCAAGCTCCCAGTGGGTGTGAATATTTCGGGTATTCCGATTCCCCAAACCAATGTGCTTATTTCAAGAAAGCAACATCCTGATTGCGGCCAGATGAGTGCATCAACAATGGAACCATTTCCATATGTTCACAAGGCCAATCATGGGGAGGCAAAATGGTTTTACTTCTACGGGTTTGCAGGTGCAATTTTTGTTCTTGAAGTTTTCTTCATTGCATCGGCATGGTGCTTTGTTTTGAGATGGGAATTGGGAGCATCCGAAATACAAGCAGTTGAGGAAGGCTACAAGATGATGACTAGTAATTTCAGAAGATACAGTTACAAAGAGTTGGTTAAAGCCACCAGAAAATTCAAAGAAGAGCTTGGAAGAGGAGGCTCAGGAATTGTCTACAAGGGAATCTTGGATAACAGTCGAGCAGTGGCTGTTAAGACGCTGGAAAATGTAAGGCAATGCGAGGAGGAGTTTCAAGCAGAGTTGAGCATAATTGGGAGGATTAATCATATGAATCTAGTAAGGATATGGGGGTTTTGCTCTGAAAGCTCACATAGGATGTTGGTCACCGAGTATATTGAGAATGGATCATTAGCTAACATCCTATTCAAAGACAACATTCTGCTAGAGTGGAGGCAGAGATTTAATATTGCGTTAGGTGTCGCAAAGGGTTTGGCTTATCTTCATCATGAATGTCTTGAGTGGGTAATACACTGCGACGTGAAGCCAGAGAACATACTGTTGGATCGGAATCTAGAACCCAAGATTGCCGACTTTGGATTGGTGAAGCTTCTGAACAGAGGTGGTTCCAATCAGAATGTATCGAGAGTGCGGGGAACCATAGGTTACATCGCTCCAGAGTGGATCAGCAGCCTGCAGATCACGGCCAAAGTTGATGTGTACAGCTATGGAGTTGTGCTTCTTGAGCTAGTGTTGGGAAAACGAGTTCTTGACTTGGCTGTAGGTGCCGATGAGGAAGTACATAAGGTGCTCAGAAATCTTGTAGGAATGCTAGTTCACATGTTGGATAATGAGGAATCCTCTTCAATTGCTGAGGTTGTGGACTGCAAGCTGAACGGACAATTCAACTACATGCAGGTAAGAACACTGATCAAATTGGTTGTCTCATGCTTGGATGAAGACAGATGCAAAAGACCAGCAATGGAATCTATAGTGCAGACACTCCTTTTAGCTGATGAATCTTGTAGTATGTGCTAG